In the Streptomyces sp. WMMC940 genome, CCCGACTGCCCCGTACGGCAGCCGACGGCAGCCCCGTCACGGTCGCGACGGAACGCGGTGACGTCTCCCGGCTGACGGCGGATCGCCTCAAGGGCACCTCGCTGGTGACGGCGTCCGCGCTGCTGGACCTTTTCACCCGGGAGGAGTTGGACGGGCTGGTCGCGGCCTGCGCCGGGGCAGACTGCCCGGCGCTGCTGGCGCTGTCGGTGGTGGGGCGGGTGGACCTCTCCCCCGCGGACCCGATGGACGCCGAGATCACCGATGCCTTCAACGCCCACCAGCGGCGTGAGGAGCACGGCCGCCGGCTGCTCGGGCCCGACGCGGTCGCGGCGGCCTCCGTCGCCTTCGCCCGCCGGGGCATGACCGTGCGGGTGCAGACCAGCCCGTGGCGGCTCGGCGCCGGAACGGGGGACTTCCCGGACACCGCGGCGGGCCCGGCCACCGTCGGCGGCGACGGCCGCACGCCGGACGGGCGGTTGTCGCGGCAGCTGGCGGCGGAGTGGCTGCGGGGCTGGGTCGGCGCGGCGCGGGAGCAGCGGCCGGACCTCGCCTCGCGCGCCGAGGCGTATCTGCGGCGCCGCCTGGAGGCCTGTGAGGCGGGCGAGTTGAGCGTGGTGGTCCATCACAGCGATGTGCTGGCGCTGCCCGGTCGGACGGGCGGCGCCTCGTGATCAAGGTGGTCCGGGGGCGTCTCCGCCTGCTCGCCGGGACGGCACGCCGGGTGGTCCGGGGACGTCTCGGCCTGATCGCCGGGGCGGCGCTGGTCGCGGCGACGCTGTGGTGGCAGGGCACCGGGGCGTTCGTGGACGGGCTGCGCGGTGTCGACGCGCCCACACTCCTGGCCGCCCTGGGCATCGGC is a window encoding:
- a CDS encoding methyltransferase domain-containing protein, with the protein product MSTTDVTRYAPEWLALREAADAAARAPELLEPLRLRLPGSGTAPTDRHGRAAPMVIRDLGCGTGSMGRWLAPRLSGRQHWILHDHDPRLLELAATRLPRTAADGSPVTVATERGDVSRLTADRLKGTSLVTASALLDLFTREELDGLVAACAGADCPALLALSVVGRVDLSPADPMDAEITDAFNAHQRREEHGRRLLGPDAVAAASVAFARRGMTVRVQTSPWRLGAGTGDFPDTAAGPATVGGDGRTPDGRLSRQLAAEWLRGWVGAAREQRPDLASRAEAYLRRRLEACEAGELSVVVHHSDVLALPGRTGGAS